The Ornithorhynchus anatinus isolate Pmale09 chromosome 1, mOrnAna1.pri.v4, whole genome shotgun sequence genome includes a window with the following:
- the HAPLN1 gene encoding hyaluronan and proteoglycan link protein 1 → MKSLLFLVLISICWAEHRTGNSSENHDRIIHIQAENGPRLLVEAEQAKVFSHRGGNVTLPCKFYRDPSALGSGTHKIRVKWTKLTSDYLKEVDVFVSMGYHKKSYGSYQGRVYLQQESDNDASLVIIGLTLEDYGRYKCEVIEGLEDDTAVVALDLQGVVFPYFPRLGRYNLNFHEARQACLDQDSVIASFDQLYDAWRSGLDWCNAGWLSDGSVQYPITKPREPCGGRNTVPGVRNYGFWDKDKSRYDVFCFTSNFNGRFYYLIHPTKLTYDEAVQACLNDGSQIAKVGQIFAAWKLLGYDRCDAGWLADGSVRYPISKPRRRCSPTEAAVRFVGFPDKKHKLYGVYCFRAYN, encoded by the exons CAGAAAATGGACCCCGTCTCCTTGTGGAAGCAGAACAGGCTAAAGTCTTCTCCCACAGGGGTGGGAATGTCACGTTGCCGTGCAAATTTTACCGTGATCCTTCAGCACTTGGCTCAGGAACCCACAAAATCCGGGTTAAGTGGACCAAGCTTACTTCAGATTACCTCAAGGAAGTGGATGTTTTTGTTTCCATGGGATACCACAAGAAGAGTTACGGCAGCTATCAGGGCAGAGTGTATCTGCAGCAAGAGAGCGACAACGATGCTTCCCTTGTAATAATAGGCCTCACACTGGAGGATTATGGCAGATATAAATGTGAGGTGATTGAAGGATTAGAAGATGATACTGCAGTTGTAGCACTGGATTTACAAG GTGTGGTGTTTCCTTACTTTCCACGACTGGGTCGCTACAATCTCAATTTCCACGAGGCTCGCCAAGCTTGCCTGGACCAAGATTCTGTGATCGCCTCCTTCGACCAGCTGTATGACGCGTGGCGCTCGGGACTGGACTGGTGCAATGCGGGCTGGCTCAGTGATGGGTCTGTGCAGTATCCCATCACCAAGCCCAGAGAACCATGTGGCGGCAGGAATACTGTGCCAGGAGTCAGGAATTACGGATTTTGGGATAAAGATAAAAGCAGATATGATGTTTTCTGTTTCACCTCCAACTTCAATG GCCGTTTTTACTACCTAATCCACCCCACCAAGCTCACCTACGACGAAGCGGTCCAGGCTTGCCTCAACGATGGATCGCAGATCGCCAAAGTAGGCCAGATATTTGCCGCCTGGAAACTGCTAGGATACGACCGCTGCGATGCCGGCTGGCTGGCTGATGGCAGCGTCCGCTACCCCATATCAAAACCCAGAAGGCGCTGCAGTCCGACAGAAGCCGCGGTCCGCTTTGTGGGCTTTCCAGACAAAAAGCACAAGCTGTACGGTGTCTACTGCTTCAGAGCCTACAACTGA